Below is a genomic region from bacterium.
TGATCCTCTCCAATTTCTCCTGATTGGTGAACAGATCGTACGCTGTAAGAGCTACCACCTTGGCGGCCATTACTGCGCCCTTCCAGCCCTCCTCTGAGCCCGCCGCCTCCCTGAAAGCATCTGAGTGGAGCGCGGTTCCCATGGGTGCCACCTTGAACCAGACGTTCACAGTAGGAAAGGAGTAGCCCACATTTCCAAGGTCTGAAGAAGCAAACTCGGAGAACTCTAGAATCTGGTCCTTGGGAATCCCGATCTTCTGCATCTGGGCCAAGACCGTTTCCACGAACTCTGGGACCACTACTGGAGCATTCAGGGAAGTCCTTGGCTCTTTGAATTCCAGTTTGGCCCCAGTGGCCAGCTCCCCGGCTTTGGCACAGTTGACCACCCTCGCATAAACCTGTTCCATATTGGCGGTGTCCAGAGCCCTGACCGCGAATTCAGCCTCGGCCAGCTCCGGCACTATGTTTACTGCATCGCCCCCCTTCTTTACTATTCCGTGGATCCGAACGTCCTGTGTTACATGCTCCCTTAGCATATCCGTTGCATTGAAGGTCAGTAACACCGCATCCAGGGCGCTTATTCCCTTGTGAGGCGCCGCAGCAGCATGGGATGCCTTGCCTTTGAAGGTGAAAAGGGCTCTTTTCATGGCCAGCAGTCTTTGATCCACGCTCCACCTGTCCGCCCCGTGAGTTATGAGAACCGCATCTGTCCCCTGGAAATGACCCCCCTCCAATAAAGCTATTTTTCCGC
It encodes:
- a CDS encoding M20 family metallopeptidase, which encodes MRKNKLVGLAGVGLALLVCVELVLFGTALADTKRLLEAIDEASSGCKAVSDKIFEFKELGRQEFKSSALLKEELTKLGFKVTGDLSVPADLVEEGVAKTAFKAEIMGKGPGPTITIMLEYDALKNGHACGHNLIAGSGLLAAAGLAKQMKELPGKLMVIGTPDEERGSLGGGKIALLEGGHFQGTDAVLITHGADRWSVDQRLLAMKRALFTFKGKASHAAAAPHKGISALDAVLLTFNATDMLREHVTQDVRIHGIVKKGGDAVNIVPELAEAEFAVRALDTANMEQVYARVVNCAKAGELATGAKLEFKEPRTSLNAPVVVPEFVETVLAQMQKIGIPKDQILEFSEFASSDLGNVGYSFPTVNVWFKVAPMGTALHSDAFREAAGSEEGWKGAVMAAKVVALTAYDLFTNQEKLERIKTRFKQLKDAQGK